A genomic region of Cotesia glomerata isolate CgM1 linkage group LG9, MPM_Cglom_v2.3, whole genome shotgun sequence contains the following coding sequences:
- the LOC123271305 gene encoding uncharacterized protein LOC123271305, with product MRCRYKGKLTKKNIAQWKKNVIASNKARKKNKENAENTNFIELSGRRLVDLKLLDNELWCKPCKQALRLRNSVNELKNGLASTFQVKCEDVGGKPRITKSQKIIDSLCTKLGLILSDSCLTAS from the exons ATGCGTTGTCGTTACAAAggaaaattaactaaaaaaaatatagctcagtggaaaaaaaatgtgattgcGAGCAATAaagctcgaaaaaaaaataaggaaaatgCCGAAAATACAAACTTTATTG AACTAAGTGGACGACGATTAGtagacttaaaattattagataatgAGTTGTGGTGTAAACCTTGCAAGCAGGCTTTGCGTCTCCGTAATTCAgtgaatgaattaaaaaatggattagCAAGTACTTTTCAAGTTAAGTGTGAAGATGTAGGTGGAAAACCTCGTATTACGAAaagccaaaaaattattgatagctTATGTACAAAATTAGGGCTTATTCTGTCTGACAGCTGTCTAACAGCTAGCtaa